AGTAAAATATTTAACTTACTTTTTGGAAACGGTATATCCATAGGATACTTGCCGAAACGCCGACGGTAAACAATAATATGGGGAAAGCTCTATATTGCAATAACATTGGTAAATATAAATATATGTCTGGAATAAAGAAATATCTTAAAGAAGATAAGGGGTTTACCCTAGTTGAAATCATAGTGGTAATAGTACTACTTTCTATCGTGTTTGGCATAGTTGCCAAGGGAGTATTTGGCAAAGCGGACATGGCAAAGTGGAACGCCAATAAACTTAAGGCAGAGCAGTTAAAGGGGCAACTCGAATTGTATCGTTTGCAGAACAACTCGTTTCCAAACAAGCTCGAGGAACTCGTCAATCAGTCTCTCATCAAGGAGGAGGACTTGGAGGATGTTTGGGGCAATCGTTTTCGATATTCTACGGAGAACGAAGATCGCACATTTTCGCTAACTAGCCTTGGCTCTGATGGC
This sequence is a window from Deltaproteobacteria bacterium. Protein-coding genes within it:
- a CDS encoding type II secretion system protein GspG → MSGIKKYLKEDKGFTLVEIIVVIVLLSIVFGIVAKGVFGKADMAKWNANKLKAEQLKGQLELYRLQNNSFPNKLEELVNQSLIKEEDLEDVWGNRFRYSTENEDRTFSLTSLGSDGVTGGSGPNQDLTVKP